In Gemmatimonadota bacterium, the genomic window AAGCGAGTTTCTTATTTCAGGGGCTGGAGACCAGTCTTCTACACTGCTTCCAATATCCGCTACCTTTTTGGATATTAAATGTGTTCCTGGCGTTCTGTGACAACCCGACAAAATATGTAAAAGGTCATCATTATCAGCCCAGATTATGGGGCAATAATGCTGGTCGTTTGAGCCTTTGGTCCCCAGCTGTAGGGGAGAAGAAAAGGACTTTGTCTCGGGGTTAAAAGAGATAACAAAAGGATATGTCTTTTCCCTGGTCTCAGCATCCATTGGTGCCCCGCCATTATAAACGATATATACTTGATTGTTGATATAGATGGCTTGAGGGCGCTGCCTTCTGTCATAGATCATTTTTAATTGTCCCCCACTTCCAAAGGGAACAACAGAAAAATCCGTTTGTTTCTCAGTATCCACAGCCTGACCTCCAAATACAATCGGTAAAATAAGTTCGCATGGTGAAGATTCTTCAATCTTGATGAAATACCTCGCGCAGTGGTATGCAGACTGGCGAGTTGTCGGGATTGGTGTCCATGATATCGGCCATGTAGGCCCACCACTTCTTGACGATTGCGGTCTCCGGCAACTCATCTGCAGTATTGTCGTCGGCCAGCTTTTGCACCGCAAAGAGTGTCAGCGTCTCCTCATCGAGAAAAATTGAATAGTCCGAGACGCCAGCTTTGCCCAATTCTTCAGCCAGTTCGGGCCAAATTTCGTCGTGGCGCTTTTTGTACTCGGCCTCGTAACCGGGCTTTAGCTGCATCTTGAAAGCATTGCGGTGCATGATATTTTGCTCCTGACTTCGAGGATGAAGGGTGTTAGTATTCGTCCCTTGAATTGTTGTTAAAGTCGAGGTTGAGTTTGTAATCGCCTTTGCAAATTTCAATCTGGCCGCTATCATAATTGGATTGGATATAAGGGCTGTCGAAAACTTTTGGGTGCTCATAATCGACATACTTTCCACCAACTGTAGGCACATCGCTTGTATTGGCCGCATTAAATACCATTTCTGCCATTTCAGGCGCGGCACTCTTGTAAACGACAACAATGCCTGTTTCTCTTGTTACCACGGTTCTATAGAGTGTGAGTTCGCCCTGCAAAATCATACGCTTAAAACTTTCCAATATTGGGTGATCTGCCTTGCGACCTGCTTCTATCAGAACGGGACTGTATCTGTTGGTCAGTTGCACAATCGTCTGCTCGTTATTGAATCTATAGCTGTCGTTTCTAAGAACCACGTTGCCCCGGTATCTATCGGTCCCTTTTGCCCAGGCTTTGGCATCGGCCTCTGCTTCCAAAAGAATAACCCGTATTGCCACATAGACATTTCTCTTCTCTGCAAATATCCATCCATCTGTTTCATCAATACGATCCCATCCGCTGCCTAAGAATAACCCGAATTCCCGATCATACCGATTGTCATTGGCTGGATACCAGTCTGGATTGGATTGTGCCCAACGTCTTCTTTGTTGGGTGATCAGCACTTGCTTATGCTGGACGCTGTGATACACCAATTCCATATCGTAGATATTTTCATCTTCGCGTTCTCCTTCTGGCGTATCCAGTGCAATGGTTGCCAGACGGGTGTTGGGATCTTTGGTCACCAGACCTTGCCAGCGCCCGGCGGTTGATAGGTGGTTGTAAAGCGCATAAGGGTGATCCATCTGAGTACCCAGCACATAATCTGGCGTTACCCATGTGTATTTGACAAACCGCGATGGCGTATCTCCCATCACGGTGCGCTCCGTGCCCAATGGACGAGGGCTGGTAGGTTCTTCTTCTCCAATGCCCCGAGAGAGATATGCAAATGACCCGAGCCCTTTTCGATCCAGAGCTAATTCCCATACGATTCTTGGCCAGGCATAGTCGCTTAAGAGTTGTTGCGGATAGTTGAACGAGGTTTTGCCCTCACCACCCAGATAGAAAATGGCAAGATCCGACATAGAATCGTATCCACCAGCAGTCTTGTGGTGGCGCGTTTTGGGACCACCTCGTAAACCTGCAATTTGTAGCTGTGCCCAATCGGACCACATCAGATCTAAAAACATGCCAATTTTCTTTTTTAGCCCCTCATCACCACAGAAATTGTAGAGCATAAGAATATAACTGATGGTGTACTTCATATAGGTAGGCGAACCATTTTCAAGAAAGAATCCCCGCTTTGCACGCTCAGTGAAATAGTCATTGAGATAGGGCAACCAGGCATCGTAATGATCGGCTGCGTTATAAGATTTTCCGTCCGCCCAATTTGCGCGCCCACCACCGTGTCGATCATTGCTGCCATGCCCACAATAGCCCGACTCGCCGTATCCGATGCCATCTCCATAACCGAGGTCGGGATAAATGCGGTCAACATACTCGGGTTCATTGGCAAAAATACGCGCACTTAAAAGATTACAGGCTTTTGTATTCAGGTCGTGATTCTCACTACCCGCGATCCACCAGGTGCTCTTTTTTGCGACAGAAATATCATTTTTGTACCTGGTTCGCGCCCATAGTAAAGCCAGCAAAGTTCGCTCTGTTTCAGGCGTGAGTCGATTTGGCATCTGTGTACTTTTAGACCCAAACCAATTGTAGAATGTAATCAGCCTTGGATTGCGCCACAGGCTGTAGAGACTCTGCCCGGGCTGTATGCCTTTCTCCTCACATTCTGCGAGATTTGCCAGTTCGGTTTGAAAATCTATTGTCAATTCTTTGTTGACTTCGTTTAGATTTTGGTTGAGCCACATTTGATCAAACATCTGACGGTCTTTGCCCGAAAAATCTGATTTTGCGCCTGCTTGAAAGGCTTGTTGAATGCGTTGGGGGCGCGTTTCCAATTCTTCTGCCATCAATTCGGTGATACGCTTGTCGATGGGTAAATCACCAAATTCCAGAAGTGATCGAAACCAACTATTTTTAGCATCTGCTTCGGGCATATTATTACTCCACTCCAATGGAGCCACAAGAAGGTCTCTCATTTGCGCTCACGCTGAGCAGTCCCTGGCGTCCTTTGTACCGGTATCAAATGCCCATCCGTCCCACATGTTGTCAACGGTCGCTGGCACATCCTCTCGAAAGTTTCGGGTATCGACCCACCACTGACGGTTTGGTGCTGGTCCATGCGACAGGTTAAAATATGGCGTCATACCATCTCGTTGATACTCACAAGGAACAACGAGACGCACGACAGGTCGATCGCGGTCAGCAGAGCGATTGACACCTCCCCCGTGAATAAGGCGAGGATGCCAGAAAACAACGTCCCCTGCTTTGCCGGAAAACTCCACTGGCGCGATCTCTCTCAGCACATTGTCACGGGCTTTGCTATATGGCTCTGCGAGGTCGGGGTCAAGGGGACCGTAAACAGTAGTGTGATACAGGTGACTCATGTAATGTGACCCCGGCCAGATTGTGAAGCCACCAGAGTGCGGAGGCACCGTATCTACAAAAACCATTGCAGACAATTGAGCAGCTGTATGGTCTCCATGGGGGGCCAAACGACTTTCTGAATTTGGTGGTTTTGGAAATATACAATAGACCCCTCGCACCCGGTTTGAACGTTTAACCGGCTCGCCGATAAACAATGAAACCAGCTGCCGCATACGTGGGTGGTTGGCGATCTTATCGACAAAAAAAGGCTCTGTACCAATTTTACGCGAGCGCATTTTCCATGTGCCGCGCGTAAATTGCCCTGCCTGTTCGGCATCCGCCTCTGTCCACTGCCCGTGTGGCGCATCGAACCACGTTTGCACATCGTCGCGTTTGACAATCTCACGCGGCACATTTTCCCACACATAATCCACGATCCGGTCAAACGTCTCCTTCTCTTGCAGAAACCCGCGTTTCACAATAAAACCATTCTCTTTGAAAAACGCGACTTCGGCTTCACTGAGGGTTGGGTCTCCGTTCACAAATTCTGGATCGGGCAGGAGGGCGGGGTCTCCGTTCGCTAATTCTGGATCGACCAATACTTGGGGATCACGGATGACGACGTCTTCGGAAATTCTGAGCGCGTGTAAACCGCTTCCTTCAAATGGCGGCACCACAAGATTGTAGAATTGTTGCGCTTTATCCTTCTGATTCATGCCTGCCAATTCGGCTTTCACAGGCTCAAAATCCATATTTAAATAAAGGTAAGCGGCGAGCCTCATACATCTAAATGCGGGCTCCCCAGAAAAGGGTTGAATCTGTGGAAGCGTCCACTCGAGATCGCCCATCCAGTAGGGATAAAGCCAGTCAAAGGCGCGTCGCATGGATCGCCCATCGGCAGATTCAAAATTGGCGAGATCGATACCCCACTGTCGGCCAATTTCAGCGAGTTCTAAAAGAAGCTCCAAATTCATACTCGCGTATCCAAGTGATTTTGTGCGTGCGAGTTCCAGAGGCTGTTGACCATCTGGCTCAATCTGATCGGCAATCCTTCTTTCTCCCACCCCTTTTAATATCATTCGCGCAAGATCTGATTGCCCCACAAAAAGCGCGAATGTCACAACCTGAACATCATAAGAACTCGAATGGTTATTGCCGTGACGCGCTTCGTCAACCCCATAGGGATGCTTCAACATCCATTCGAGAAAGGCATGAAACCAGGCCTGCAAATTTTCCATATCTTTTTGGGACCAGTTCCTGGAGTCGCGCAAAAAACTGACCGCAGGGAGCATCTCGCGTGCAAATGCAGCCGTTTCAATAAGCCCGATACCTCGCCCTTCGCATATCCCGGGTATGGCCTGTCCAAACAACAGGTTTGGGTTCATCCTGGTTTCGGGATTCATAAACCATGTTCGCAACAACAATGCAGCATGCGCCGCGTAGTCTTCTCGATGTGTAAAACCATACGCAAACCCCAGCGTTTTTACCGTTGAAATGAATTTTGCCAACAAAGGGCGGTCCGTTTTTTCGACCTCGGGATTGACCTCGCCATCTCGTCGGATATAAGGCAAACCGTCAGGCTTATCGGGGTCTGCCCACCAGTAAGGTCCAACACTCATGTAATCGTGTTTGTCACCACTGGCAGGCAAGATCGGTTTGTTCACAATGGTCAGCGGTTCCTGCTTCAAAGCGGCATCCGCTTTCACAAGCAAGGCTTTAAGGGCTTGCCCACACGGGTTATCTTCTTGTTTGCTCAACGAGCGCGCCCGCTTGATGTAATCGGGATCTACTGTAAATATCGGTTCAGCAGGTGAAAACGCCTTGAGCAGATTAGCTTCTTTGTCCGGATACATGTGAATACTCCTGTTTTAAGTTGATTACTTTTCTGGGGCGTTCTTTTCAGGATCTACTGTAGCGCCTGTTACAAACAATAAGGCATCTTTGGAAAGCTTTTTGCCTCCCACGTACATTCCCCATCGAAAGGTACTGCGACCACTGGGTCTTTCCCAGTTGTGGCGTCCTACAAATTCTCCATTGATGTAGCATTCAGATGTATGGCCGTTGTCGCGAATGCGGACATCAAAAGACTTCCTTTCCATATTCTTTAATACTGTCTCAGGGGTCGCTCTGCGTGGCTGGAATACGACGTCACCATCAGCGGTCATAACCAACTGTATGGACCAGTCTTCGCCATTGTTTTTCACCTGAAAGATGGCGCACCCCTGCGCTTTCACAATCGTGTAGGTGCCAATCCATTCATGCCAGGTACCGCGGTTCCACTTCTTTTGGCTAAACGCCTCGATCCGAGCCGCATTAGCACGTGCATTGCGCACATTGTGCTCTCCATCAAAGAGGCGAAACACCTGTGTGTTTCCGTCCTCCTGATACCATCTCGACCATTTGTGAAAATCGCGTCGAGGAATCAAACTGTTGCCCGGTGTGTGAATATTGATTTCACTTTCTATGGGGCGAAAGGCCTGAGGTCCCTTTTCTACCACCTCGTTATTGACGTCAATTATTGAACCTGTTATTCCCGCATATGAGTTCGTACCGATCGGAATCTGTTTCTCTTCGAGAATGGACGACCAGGAAGGATCACTACCCTGCCTGGTGTAAAGGAACCGATCGGGGTTGTCTTCTGCCTGTTTTGTAAAATCCAGGACCTTCTTTCGCGTCCCCTTGCTGATGGTGACAACTCCGCTGTTCCACTCAGCATTGAGAAAGGGGCTTTCAAAGACTTTCTTTGGAGCGTAGTTGATCGGCTGGCCATTGATTGAGGGTATCGCTTTGGTGCTGGTATCAAAGGTCAACTGATCGCCATAGATGGTTTTGTAGCGCAGCACTGTCCCATCCATATGAACTTCACAGACCTTCACCTTTTTTTTGAAAGCGTCGAAACTCGTGACATCGCTCTTGGCCATGACTTCGAGGATCACAGGTGCGTATTCATCATTGGGGATCATGGTCGCGTTTTCGGGGACAAAGCGATCCGTTTCAAACTCGCCATCCATCCACTTGAAACCGCCTGTGGCCACGCGGATCGCCGCATAAGCACCTTTGGCCTCCACATAGACCACACCATCCTCTTCCACTGGCGTGCTCAACCCGCTCTTCGACATCCAGATGATCATCTCGGCACCGTCCTTATGGTGCTTGAGCTTCTGGGTAATCAAGCTTCCCTTGCTCTGCACGGACCACTGTGCGTTCATGGCCACCCGGTTGTCTTTGGGACGAACGATGGGAACAATACGCGCATCGTGTTCGCCGGCAAAGATCACGCCCTGCCAGCGGTTTTGCGCACTGATCGCAGCCCAATCCTCCAGGGGCCTCGCTTCCGTCATTGGCGTTCCCATAATAAAGGCGGGATCGCAGTAGCTGTAGCGCAGAATACCACCCCCATCAGTTCGCATCCTGGTCGGCACTTTTGTAGCAGCAATTTTCAAAGGGCGCCCCGTTTTTCCCAGACCCTGGGGACGTTGCCGCACCTCGTAGCGTCCTCGTCCTGCCACGTCGATTGCGATATCGGCCACCACGGCTGGTGGACGGTAGTCGCTGAGAGCCGCGTTTACGTCATGACCATAAACAGCAGGT contains:
- the rhaM gene encoding L-rhamnose mutarotase, with amino-acid sequence MHRNAFKMQLKPGYEAEYKKRHDEIWPELAEELGKAGVSDYSIFLDEETLTLFAVQKLADDNTADELPETAIVKKWWAYMADIMDTNPDNSPVCIPLREVFHQD
- a CDS encoding alginate lyase family protein gives rise to the protein MYPDKEANLLKAFSPAEPIFTVDPDYIKRARSLSKQEDNPCGQALKALLVKADAALKQEPLTIVNKPILPASGDKHDYMSVGPYWWADPDKPDGLPYIRRDGEVNPEVEKTDRPLLAKFISTVKTLGFAYGFTHREDYAAHAALLLRTWFMNPETRMNPNLLFGQAIPGICEGRGIGLIETAAFAREMLPAVSFLRDSRNWSQKDMENLQAWFHAFLEWMLKHPYGVDEARHGNNHSSSYDVQVVTFALFVGQSDLARMILKGVGERRIADQIEPDGQQPLELARTKSLGYASMNLELLLELAEIGRQWGIDLANFESADGRSMRRAFDWLYPYWMGDLEWTLPQIQPFSGEPAFRCMRLAAYLYLNMDFEPVKAELAGMNQKDKAQQFYNLVVPPFEGSGLHALRISEDVVIRDPQVLVDPELANGDPALLPDPEFVNGDPTLSEAEVAFFKENGFIVKRGFLQEKETFDRIVDYVWENVPREIVKRDDVQTWFDAPHGQWTEADAEQAGQFTRGTWKMRSRKIGTEPFFVDKIANHPRMRQLVSLFIGEPVKRSNRVRGVYCIFPKPPNSESRLAPHGDHTAAQLSAMVFVDTVPPHSGGFTIWPGSHYMSHLYHTTVYGPLDPDLAEPYSKARDNVLREIAPVEFSGKAGDVVFWHPRLIHGGGVNRSADRDRPVVRLVVPCEYQRDGMTPYFNLSHGPAPNRQWWVDTRNFREDVPATVDNMWDGWAFDTGTKDARDCSA
- a CDS encoding polysaccharide lyase family protein translates to AIPAVRKGRYTLYAFAPGMIGEFRKDDVTIDATGEVKLGSLQWSPRSFGKLLWRVGKPDRTAAEFRRGDDHRHWGLWFNYQKDFPEDVDFAIGKSKERSDWNYAHMAIWEEKGGWQPRIQPADRTGEGNWRLPTWKIRFQYDDKPMSGRAILTIALASVNRDGGIAIGLNGKPLDKITDLENDSALPRSGIYGRFSEHFIAFDASLLRTGENVLTLDLLPLKKHRGQRQNYPHFGVMYDYLQLEIDISQPQGAESVKNNFTPEAVVAGFDQRVDAMFRAESGKPLVRAKKQKPLDPGRGNYVRAYSYSMVGFAARCLYLNEMLEEANAALAENAQHYLDNPLDINDRDSFHWHAEIVMRLIEMYGTNGSNRITKKTEALALKPIWEYVRRVSRLDKAEYEKSKTWHIYLSENHHAMSFTVCWQFAKIAKDRPEYKGLKYDDGATAAEHYRAWNAYFVVYSRERARKSLCIEMMCDDYNSTLIKGFYNFYDFGDPQVRRSAGLLLDLYFAYWAQEQIDGVQGGGRSRIYFWKGLKQNREHGNAPLAWFYFGIGKQPAVYGHDVNAALSDYRPPAVVADIAIDVAGRGRYEVRQRPQGLGKTGRPLKIAATKVPTRMRTDGGGILRYSYCDPAFIMGTPMTEARPLEDWAAISAQNRWQGVIFAGEHDARIVPIVRPKDNRVAMNAQWSVQSKGSLITQKLKHHKDGAEMIIWMSKSGLSTPVEEDGVVYVEAKGAYAAIRVATGGFKWMDGEFETDRFVPENATMIPNDEYAPVILEVMAKSDVTSFDAFKKKVKVCEVHMDGTVLRYKTIYGDQLTFDTSTKAIPSINGQPINYAPKKVFESPFLNAEWNSGVVTISKGTRKKVLDFTKQAEDNPDRFLYTRQGSDPSWSSILEEKQIPIGTNSYAGITGSIIDVNNEVVEKGPQAFRPIESEINIHTPGNSLIPRRDFHKWSRWYQEDGNTQVFRLFDGEHNVRNARANAARIEAFSQKKWNRGTWHEWIGTYTIVKAQGCAIFQVKNNGEDWSIQLVMTADGDVVFQPRRATPETVLKNMERKSFDVRIRDNGHTSECYINGEFVGRHNWERPSGRSTFRWGMYVGGKKLSKDALLFVTGATVDPEKNAPEK